The Nitrospirales bacterium genome includes a window with the following:
- a CDS encoding class I SAM-dependent methyltransferase, whose translation MPHLLHCACGLEVIQDQRKKVVPLAEGRVLEVGMGSGLNIPFYDREKVEIVWGLEPSAGMRKKAQPRLCTTPIDIRWLDLPGESIPLHNGSVDTVLLTYTLCTIPDWRTALQHMRRVLKPDGTLIFCEHGLSPDAGVRRWQKRLTPLWKKLAGGCHLDRPIPQYIEAGGFTIHTMNAEYIQGPKFAAYQYWGTAK comes from the coding sequence TTGCCTCACCTTTTACACTGCGCTTGCGGGCTTGAAGTCATTCAGGATCAGCGAAAAAAGGTCGTGCCATTAGCCGAGGGTCGAGTGCTGGAGGTTGGGATGGGATCCGGCCTGAATATCCCCTTTTATGATAGAGAAAAAGTGGAAATCGTGTGGGGCCTGGAACCCTCGGCAGGCATGAGGAAAAAGGCGCAGCCTCGCCTGTGCACGACGCCGATTGACATCCGCTGGTTGGATCTGCCGGGAGAGAGCATTCCTCTTCACAACGGAAGTGTCGATACGGTACTGCTCACGTATACATTATGTACGATTCCCGATTGGCGAACAGCCTTACAGCACATGCGACGCGTCTTAAAGCCTGACGGCACACTCATCTTTTGCGAGCATGGGTTATCTCCGGATGCAGGGGTACGTCGATGGCAGAAACGGCTCACTCCCCTATGGAAAAAGCTCGCAGGCGGCTGTCATCTGGATCGTCCTATTCCTCAGTATATCGAGGCGGGAGGCTTTACGATCCATACGATGAACGCCGAGTACATACAAGGCCCGAAATTTGCCGCTTATCAGTATTGGGGAACGGCGAAGTAG
- the mgtE gene encoding magnesium transporter produces MTAILKGLGLINSTMAHAQSTEAQVTSVARRKDTAIPPKRDLLVIAARRLFHRQALRHLTNMLSRLHSADAAYVIQHLDSPEGQVMAFDCLPNDELRGQVLSELDEKTREHIANSLSPSRILQILKSLGTDDVADVLGGLPEEQRVQVLALMDQEDSAEVKDLLQYEEGTAGSIMTTEVLSLPQDVTAAEAIRHLQEETDAETAFYIYVTDKDNRLTGVLSLRRLLMDPPSTPLEAMMTRHTVSVTPDMDQEEVARLVAAYNLLAIPVVDQNKALLGIITVDDVVDVMSEEATEDMLIMAGAPDEGAFLYSSVPSAARARFPWLFTNLLGTFLSGALLWYFRFTLQEAVALVSFIPVISAMGGNVGLQTSMLVVRGLAVGQIGPGDLWAVWRHELAIGLCLGLVSGLLVMVVGWLWQGHTMLGVVVGVSLLLAFLVSTSLASMLPIVFNRFQIDPAVAAGPFVSTTMDIVGIAIYLTLATSLLTYLV; encoded by the coding sequence ATGACAGCAATTCTTAAAGGACTTGGATTGATCAATTCTACCATGGCCCATGCTCAATCAACCGAAGCACAGGTGACTTCTGTCGCTCGACGGAAGGATACGGCAATCCCTCCTAAACGTGATTTGCTCGTGATCGCCGCGAGACGGTTGTTTCATCGTCAAGCTCTCCGCCATCTCACCAATATGCTGAGTCGTTTGCATTCTGCCGATGCGGCGTATGTGATCCAACATCTGGACTCTCCTGAGGGACAGGTCATGGCCTTCGATTGCCTTCCGAATGACGAGCTTCGGGGGCAGGTCCTGAGTGAACTGGATGAGAAGACTCGCGAACATATCGCTAATAGCCTTTCACCATCGCGCATCCTTCAGATTCTGAAATCTTTAGGGACTGATGACGTCGCTGATGTCCTGGGCGGCCTGCCCGAGGAACAACGAGTTCAAGTGCTTGCGCTGATGGATCAGGAAGATTCAGCAGAGGTGAAGGATCTGTTGCAGTACGAGGAGGGCACGGCGGGCAGTATCATGACTACGGAGGTGCTGTCGCTGCCTCAGGACGTGACCGCGGCAGAGGCGATTCGCCATCTCCAAGAAGAAACCGATGCCGAGACTGCGTTCTATATTTACGTCACGGATAAAGATAACCGGTTGACCGGCGTGTTGTCGTTGCGGCGACTGCTCATGGATCCGCCATCCACCCCGCTTGAGGCGATGATGACTCGACATACGGTCAGCGTGACCCCGGACATGGATCAAGAAGAAGTGGCCCGTCTGGTCGCCGCCTACAATCTCTTAGCCATTCCCGTCGTCGATCAGAATAAAGCCTTGCTTGGCATCATTACTGTTGATGATGTCGTCGATGTCATGAGTGAGGAAGCGACGGAAGACATGTTGATTATGGCGGGGGCTCCGGACGAAGGCGCGTTTTTGTATTCTTCCGTGCCCAGTGCGGCGCGCGCACGCTTTCCCTGGCTGTTCACGAATCTTCTTGGGACTTTTTTGTCGGGAGCATTACTCTGGTATTTTCGTTTCACGCTTCAAGAAGCGGTCGCCCTGGTCAGTTTTATTCCGGTCATTTCTGCGATGGGAGGGAATGTCGGATTGCAGACCTCGATGCTGGTCGTCAGGGGGCTGGCGGTGGGACAGATTGGGCCGGGCGATCTTTGGGCGGTGTGGAGACATGAATTGGCGATTGGGCTCTGTCTTGGCCTTGTGTCCGGTCTACTCGTGATGGTCGTTGGCTGGCTGTGGCAGGGACATACCATGTTAGGAGTGGTGGTCGGGGTCTCCCTCTTGCTGGCTTTTTTGGTCTCGACCAGCTTGGCCTCGATGCTGCCGATTGTGTTTAATCGGTTCCAAATCGATCCTGCCGTGGCTGCGGGTCCGTTCGTTTCGACGACGATGGATATCGTAGGAATTGCGATCTACCTGACGCTCGCCACGTCTCTGTTGACCTATCTGGTGTAA